A region of the Pseudomonas sp. J452 genome:
AGCAGATGGAAGATCAGGCGCATCGTTTCGCTGGAGCTTTCCTGCTGCCTGCTGAAACCTTTGCAGCTGAGGTAAAGACACCAGTTACCTTGGATAGCCTACTGCTGCTCAAACAGCGCTGGGGCGTCTCGGTGGCTGCTATAGTGATGCGCCTTCATGCCCTCGGAATTATCGATCAGGACGAGAAATCGCTCCTGTTCAAACGTCGCTCTGCTCGTTGGGGAGTGAAGTCCGAACCAGGTGACGAGGCTCGTTCTCCTGAGCAACCTCGGCTCCTCAAGAGAACCATCGAGCTTCTCGCTTCGTCAGGCGTTCTGCCTATCGAGGCTGTCCCGAATTACATTGGGCTGGGTGCATTTGATATCGAGCGTCTGACAGGCCTCTCAGAAGGCTATCTGTCCCAAAGTGGAGTTGTGCTGCCCCTGACAAAGCTGAAGGCCATCGTTGCCCGCGATGCGTCCCCTGCTGCGGTTGAAGGCAGCGCTA
Encoded here:
- a CDS encoding ImmA/IrrE family metallo-endopeptidase, with protein sequence MLEARLEWAQDISIALEEFVDFPEVKLPVRRYESPEQISASDIEEAACECRDLWGLGRRAIPDLALAVESAGVILVREETGIAPIEGLSAWSEALQRPMILLSADKANGFRSRFDLAHELGHLVLHKGIERPTDPVRYKQMEDQAHRFAGAFLLPAETFAAEVKTPVTLDSLLLLKQRWGVSVAAIVMRLHALGIIDQDEKSLLFKRRSARWGVKSEPGDEARSPEQPRLLKRTIELLASSGVLPIEAVPNYIGLGAFDIERLTGLSEGYLSQSGVVLPLTKLKAIVARDASPAAVEGSATVLPFNRR